The following DNA comes from Deltaproteobacteria bacterium.
GGAAAACGCAACCCTCAAAAAGCAGCTCAAGGAAAAGTTCAATTTCCGGAAGGTCATCGGGAATTCCCCCCGGATGCAGAGCCTCTACCGGATCATCGAGAAGATATCCGACACCGACAGCACAGTGCTTATATCCGGTGAAAGCGGAACGGGGAAGGAGCTCGTCGCCAAGACGATCCACTTCAACAGCTCCCGCGTCAGCAACCCGTTCGTTCCCATCAATTGCGGAGCGATACCGAAGGACCTCGTCGAGTCGGAATTGTTCGGGCACGAGAAGGGGGCGTTCACTGGCGCGATCAGCACGCGGGTCGGGCGCTTCGAGCTCGCAAACGGCGGGACCATATTCCTCGACGAGATCGGGGAACTGCCGTATCCGCTCCAGGTCAAACTGCTGCGGGTGGTCCAGGAGAGGGAATTCGAGCGGGTAGGCGGCACCAGGACGATAAAGGTCGACGTCCGGATCCTCGCCGCGACGAACAGGGATCTTAAGGAAGCTGTGAACGAAGGAAAATTCCGCGAAGACCTTTACTATCGCCTGAACGTAATCCCGATCCAGATTCCCCCCTTGAGAGAAAGGGACGACGACGTACTTCTTTTGCTGGATCACTTCCTGCACGAATTCGCCAGAAAGAAGAAGAAAGCCCCCCTGAAAGTATCTACCGATGCATCACGGCTGATGAGGGGTTATGATTGGCCGGGCAATGTCCGGGAGCTGGAAAATGCGGTAGAGCGGATGATCATCCTGAACGAGAGGGGGATGATCGAGGTGGATGACCTGCCGGAGCATATCCAGTCGAACGGAGGGAA
Coding sequences within:
- a CDS encoding sigma-54-dependent Fis family transcriptional regulator, which gives rise to MYSILVVDDNESIRDLLSEFLNSHGFEVTGASDGQAGLDLMKQQRFDLFFVDLVMPGMGGLDVLREVKALQINIPSIVITAFGSISTTVEAMRLGAFDYITKPFNLDELLIIVNRVLDLQRLQKENATLKKQLKEKFNFRKVIGNSPRMQSLYRIIEKISDTDSTVLISGESGTGKELVAKTIHFNSSRVSNPFVPINCGAIPKDLVESELFGHEKGAFTGAISTRVGRFELANGGTIFLDEIGELPYPLQVKLLRVVQEREFERVGGTRTIKVDVRILAATNRDLKEAVNEGKFREDLYYRLNVIPIQIPPLRERDDDVLLLLDHFLHEFARKKKKAPLKVSTDASRLMRGYDWPGNVRELENAVERMIILNERGMIEVDDLPEHIQSNGGNGRGTLKAVAQTIPGGFQVESLWKESGIDLNGTIDMFERSLIIHALQQSGGVKNKAAALLGLNRTTLTEKIKKKGLMAPSNVS